The nucleotide window atacatggttttttctgactcactctttataacgatccactcatggtgaagggaaAAACTAGTTTCAGAAACTTTCCAAGGAATGATTGCGTTTTAGagtataaattattgatttccGTGTTGTTTCAATGAAGAAGTAGTGGCTATATAAAGTTTCCGTAGATCTTTTTCAGATGGTtacaattataattaatattggCTATATTCAGGCATTATATAACGGGAAGTTTAGGGAATATTTTTATTAGCAAATCCcgagaaatttttgtttaccactaaaaaatttatgacaaaaaatttttttgttggaaaaaaattcgggttaaaaaatatttttcccgatttttacccattgtaggtccaacttactatagccttatatacatcgatgcaatagactttgaaatatttaacattatatATCTATATTgacatattaatgacttagtaatctagtattagataaaaaataggccaaaaatctgtctgtctgtctgttgaaataaactttccgaagcccccaaataacttacatacacgattcatacatcaatttcTCCGGAAAAAACCAGtacaacctctattttttacctatttttacctatatctggattactaagttccaaaaaaaattaaaaaactactttggaaaacaaaaaagaattttgtttacctaaacatatttaaaatttgtattttaaagtataatttggtgtgggtatacatataagattcggcacagccgaatatatgtagctctcttacttgtttgttataaaatttgccACAACCAAGATAATACTGATAATAggttcattcatttattcatttaattatttattttggtagaaaaattaaaaaaagtactctaATTAAAGCTTGATTATGgccaatataatatttatttgttgtcaGTTTTGATATGGCGGtggttaattaaataaatatcaacaaaattcGCAATATAAAACGATTCATTTCCAAACAAGCCGATAAAGAAAGTGAAATtgctttttttataagaaatggCGCAATAGAAATACAAATTGCCACTTGAGGagcatgtttttaaataaataatttgactattaaaaataatcagAAAAGGGTATTTATACTCATATGGTTTTAGCTTTATCTGTTAATAGAAGCGTGTTTAGATGAGAAGGTGATTTAACGATTGTTGTCATGAGTTTTGTATTTGTAACAGGTGTCAGTCACGCTTTTAAATGGTGTTAAATGTGCTGGTTTGACCATGTACTATTCACACACATTTATTACGTATTTAGCATTCAATAGACTTTCGATCAGGATAAAAGAACATTTCAAATTTGTGAAAGAAAACTCTTTTACATTTCTTACAATTCTTTTCATTtcgattttatttcaataattaaaattttaattatgcaaattattacttcacttttttattttatttatgctaACTCGAATTTTGGTCCAAATGAGTTTTTGATGCCAAATCAATAGATGTTTTAACttttagattttctttttaaCCAAATGTATCAACTCTAACCAAATACCTGAAAGcttccaaatttaaattgttaaatataaaagaatttgcgaattaaacagttttttgacCCTCTTGGAAATTctacttttttaagaaactgACTATAATCGAACAACGTCCtgttacactgtgtgtaattttttgagtcatggaaatataaccataatatggttatgtAAAAACATGATATATGATCATATTGTGGTTGTagaacaataataatattatgcTTGAGaccaaccatattatgattccagctcaaccataatatgattattttaaaacgTATTTGATGACATGACCTTTTCACTGTTTtcagcaaaacaaaacaaaaaatttttcatagttATCATAATTTAGGTGCAATtagaattttcataaatataagatcgttaaaaatatatcatataacattataaaatgttaaccAAAATACTACATGTGAATTTaagttattattgaaatataattttcataaatataaaatcgttaaaaatctatctattataaaatgttaaccaaaatgttaacaataaagttgtttgtggaaaatatttataattatgatAACATAGTATATTTGACCATatattttctctgcgtgtgcATGCATTCTGGAACTAGTTGTGTAATTAGAACAGTTTTTCCTGGTAATAATTAACTAATAAGTTGACTGTGGTGCTATAAacatgtttataccctacaccaccatagtggggagggtattatgcgtttgtgcagatgtttgtaacgcccaaaaatattagtctaacacccaccttaaattataccgatcgacttagaatcactttctgagtcgattaaacgatgtccgtccgtccgtccgtccgtccatccgtctggttggctggctggctgtccatgtaaaccttgtgcgcagagtacaggtcgcaattttcaagatatttcgatcaaatttggtacatattattttttcggcccaaggacgaagcctattgaaactggctgaaatcggtccattatttcacctagcccccatacaaatgaccttccgaaattgtactttatcggtcataaatgtttaatttataaatctatctccacaaattgagctccaaattcatgtcaccaaattttgttaggatcggtccataattcgtcatagctcccatatagacccgcttccgaaaatcactttaacgtgcataaatcgcttaaaaatgttggtatactcacaaaattcaacatagtaaactttcatatagacataaatcacactacctaattttatggtgatcggtccataattggtcatagcccccatataaggtccacttccgaaaatcactcacgaatataaattattcatattttaaaagaaaaatatttttactcatttacttggtgtagggtattatatggtcgggcttgaccgatcatactttcttacttgtttttgtttccagatgtattttattttatatatttttaccaaaaacgaattataaatttatctttggaaaaaattcacattaactttattttaacaataaaattttttaaatttattatgattttttaaaactgtactgtaagtaaattttttttaaggaaaaaaaaattctgtaataTAAGGCATCTAATTATAATTAATGgattttctgaaaaataataataaacaaaaaggtAAATCGCCAGATTTTCTTataattcaaattattccaaattCTGTACCATAAATTGTCACATTATTTATATTGCAATTTAttggtaatttttataccctacaccaccatagtggggagggtattatgcgtttgtgcagatgtttgtaacgcccaaaaatattagtctaacacccaccttaaattataccgatcgacttagaatcactttctgagtcgattaagcgatgtccgtccgtccgtctggtcggctggctggctgtccatgtaaactttgtgcgcagagtacaggtcgcaattttgaagatatttcgatcaaatttggtacatattattttttcggcccaaggaccaagcctattgaaactggctgaaatcggtccactatttcacctagcccccatacaaatgtcctcccgaaattggactttatcggtcataaatgtttaatttataaatgtatctccacaaattccgctccaaataagttttatatacacaaaattcatgtcaccaaattttgttacgatcggtccataattagtcatagctcccatatagacccgcttccgataatcactttaacgtgcataaatcgcttaaaaatgttggtaaacatacaaaattcaacatagttaactttaatatagacataaatcacacgacctaatttcatggtgatcggtccataattggtcatagcccccatataaccccacttccgaaaatcactcaaaaatataaattattgaaattttaaaagaacattttttttttgctcttttacttagtgtagggtattatatggtcgggcttgaccgaccatactttcttacttgtttttaactaaAATCAAGCTGCGCACAATGGCACCGAAGTAAGCGCAGCGAAGTTTAGCGGCtttcgcaattatagttcaccagatattcaataacaactatttaatttgtgtgGAAGGTGCCACGCCAACTATAAAAGCAAGATATATAGAACatacagtaaaaatttcaaaatgattggTCCAATAAGTcccaaaataacaaacaaataaataaacagacatccataatttcatttttatatatgggggatttcatgtcaagtgaaatcGATGTCTTACGATCGGGATTAAATTTGCACAAAGGTGAGTTCTATTAGTTCAGACACAACAAAATCGGCCAATACCTCTATGagttggccaaacaggtgtttatATAGCTATTTCATCAatctttcggaaaaaaaaattgcaaaataaaaataaaaaatgtttgaattttttttttcaatataaataacttttttgactttttttttcaaaatgggccctttttttcaaaagaaagcttaggtatttttgatgaagacctatttggacgcttagtgggatgcgatgttttgtaacttaaaagatacaattttttacttttttgcaaaatccaaaactttgttgattttttaatttttttttttgctaaaaaaaacttagggcttttccttgaagatctttttggtcgcttagtgggatacgattGGGATATAGTATATCAGAATgagtgttttgtaactcaagatatacaatttttttttttgcaaaatcaactTTCTTGAGATTTCTTTCAAAATGGgcactttttataatttttttttagcttaaaagaaagcttgggtatTTTCCTTTAAGAGACCCAAATAAATTCTTGATAGAATATTATCCTGGAACTTGAACATCCAGAATAGGATTAATAAGAATGGCGGTGATATCATTTTGTTTCATGGGTTAATGGAGTGATGTAGACTTattaatttcccggactttttccaTTCCCAGTaggatattaaaaaatgttttcataccctaattttctcaatatccgtttatcgtttttcgtaacgatatacttccaattaatatttttttgtatgagaactgtcagtatatcgtcacgataaaaaaaataaccagatattgagaaaatgggggatAGACTTTTACCTGCATTTTAAAAGATGTTTAAACTACATataaggagccgcagaacaaaaggtactttttcgaaattttttacaaattgattttatggtatttttatattatttgggttgaaatcttctataaaaatttcaatttcctaaaatttttaaattttcaaaaaagtaccttttgttctgcgactTCTCATATATTAGGTTGTCCAATTTTGATTTCTAAGGGTTTATAATATATTAGTGGCATTTGACAGGTCCTCGGACTCTTAGATAACAtcaataaagttttattaaactaaatttatttattaaatttagtttcttCGACTATGTTAAACCTGTAATACAAGCGTAGTTCCTTTCCAAAgataaatctttcaaaatagTAATCTTAGGCTTATAAGTGAActtaaaattccaattgatttATTCCTAAAAAAATTGTAGTGAAAAACATTCGGTTATTTAAATCTGTTACTATACCGATCTAGGCATACCGGAAAAAATTCCAGTATAGGAATACTAGTATTCCATGCTtgccaaaattatataaaaaaatgcacgAAAAGAACGAAAATAGCTTGTCCACaagtattttgtattaaattacttaaaataattctatttaaaatgatttcaaGAATATAAGGTTACAAGTACAATCGAGTCATTtcataatgttcaaaatattgatTCGGATTTATCTGTGTATTGCTATAAACGGGTTTCTTGCAGCTccagtatttaactttttaaaattaaaacataaattatctaaaatagacattgattttatttaatgtaatttttttatttttaattgaatatatgGTGTGTTACTTAACATCACTAAGTTatcttaaattttgaattatttatcattacttttacaatttttaatgatCACTCTGTTGTGCCATAGATAACCAACATGTAATTTAACAAATTGGAATTATTGGCAATAATTTGCAATGAAATATTATTCTCTCCAATACCCCCCTCGGTAACGTATGCTTGAGTGGTAGCACCATCTTCGGCTTTAACATACAATTGTATCTGGGTAATAGTAATGGGGGAACCATCAGCCTCCACATCACTATAATTTTCGTTCGTATTATCGGGATAGTGAAAATCAAGAGATATGTCTTGTTGTTCCCCATCGAATGATTGTGCGTATTGGTAGGTGTAAATTATTTTAGCGCCTTAAAGTATCACACAGAAAatctattaatttatttactatttgtttaaaattattttcctgGTACTCACCATTCTCTACTTGTCCCAAAGTATATTGGTCATACAAACTTCTAGCGGTGAGAGGTGATCGCATTAATTTGTTTGCTTTAAGG belongs to Calliphora vicina chromosome 4, idCalVici1.1, whole genome shotgun sequence and includes:
- the LOC135958167 gene encoding uncharacterized protein LOC135958167; amino-acid sequence: MARSEAISIKLILWILLLQALMAAASKSVSLKANKLMRSPLTARSLYDQYTLGQVENGAKIIYTYQYAQSFDGEQQDISLDFHYPDNTNENYSDVEADGSPITITQIQLYVKAEDGATTQAYVTEGGIGENNISLQIIANNSNLLNYMLVIYGTTE